A window of the Acipenser ruthenus chromosome 30, fAciRut3.2 maternal haplotype, whole genome shotgun sequence genome harbors these coding sequences:
- the LOC117427656 gene encoding myosin-binding protein H-like, whose translation MPAKPAPIKKSPAKKAAPKKEEKPAAPAEPAPAPAPAPEPEPEPAPAPAPAEAAPAPAAEPAPEAGGDAAPAPAEEQKPAAEPAAPPPPPPEPEKPKEEPTSEPVNLTLEDVNDTTLTVKWRPPENIGASGLDGYTVEYCRDGTQDWVVANQELIISNRYAIKNLTTGDKLHVRVKAVNPGGPSAPASLEQPVVVREIVDRPRIRLPRSLRTVFVKKVGDTVNLVIPFQGKPKPQVSWTKDGQPLDLKAVGVRNSDRDTILFIRKSERKDSGKYEVTVKVDSLEDKATISIQIVDLPGPPSSIKLVDVWGFNTALEWTPPKDDGNAEITGYTVQKADKKTGEWFTVLEHYHRLNCTVSDLIMGNSYSFRVFTENRCGLSENAAVTKDLAYIQKTGIQYKPPEYKDRDYSEPPSFTQPLNDRAATMGYTTKLLCAVRGNPQPKILWMKNQMVIGEDPKFRQITSQGLCTLEIRKPCTFDGGVYSCKAINPHGEAVVNCKLDVKAVQVPTDK comes from the exons ATGCCAGCCAAACCGGCACCAATCAAGAAATCCCCCGCCAAGAAAGCGGCCCCCAAAAAAGAGGAGAAGCCGGCCGCCCCAGCAGagcctgctcctgctcctgcccctgctcccgaacccgaacccgaacccgccCCGGCTCCTGCACCCGCTGAGGCTGCACCGGCACCCGCAGCAGAACCCGCGCCAGAGGCCGGAGGAGATGCAGCCCCAGCGCCTGCCGAAGAGCAGAAGCCCGCAGCGGAGCCCGCagctcctcctccccctcctccagaGCCAGAGAAGCCCAAAGAAG AGCCCACCAGCGAGCCCGTTAACCTGACCCTGGAAGATGTGAACGACACTACGCTGACAGTGAAATGGAGACCCCCGGAGAATATCGGTGCCTCTGGGCTGGACGGATACACAGTGGAGTATTGCAGGGACGGCA CTCAAGACTGGGTTGTTGCTAACCAGGAGCTCATCATTTCCAATCGCTACGCTATCAAGAACCTGACCACCGGAGATAAGCTGCACGTTCGCGTGAAGGCCGTCAACCCCGGGGGCCCCAGCGCACCCGCCTCCCTGGAACAGCCAGTGGTGGTGCGGGAGATTGTTG ATCGCCCCAGAATCCGCCTGCCTCGCAGCCTGAGAACAGTGTTTGTGAAGAAGGTCGGTGACACGGTCAACTTGGTCATCCCTTTCCAG GGTAAACCCAAACCCCAGGTGAGCTGGACGAAGGATGGCCAGCCCTTGGATCTCAAGGCAGTGGGCGTGCGTAACAGCGACAGAGACACGATCCTGTTCATCCGCAAGAGCGAGAGGAAGGACTCTGGCAAATACGAGGTGACGGTGAAGGTGGACAGTCTGGAGGACAAGGCGACCATCAGCATCCAGATTGTTG ACCTGCCAGGCCCCCCTTCCAGCATCAAGCTGGTGGATGTCTGGGGATTCAACACAGCCCTGGAATGGACACCACCGAAGGACGACGGAAACGCAGAGATTACTGGCTACACCGTCCAGAAAGCAGACAAGAAGACTGGG GAGTGGTTCACGGTCTTGGAACATTACCACCGGCTTAACTGCACGGTTTCCGATCTCATCATGGGCAACTCCTACAGCTTCAGGGTCTTCACTGAGAACAGGTGTGGACTGAGTGAGAACGCTGCTGTAACAAAGGATCTGGCCTACATTCAGAAGACAG GCATTCAGTACAAACCTCCAGAGTATAAGGATCGTGATTATTCGGAGCCACCCAGTTTCACCCAGCCTCTGAACGACAGGGCAGCCACTATGGGTTACACGACCAAGCTGCTCTGTGCCGTGCGAGGAAACCCCCAG CCGAAGATCCTGTGGATGAAGAACCAGATGGTGATTGGGGAGGACCCCAAGTTCAGGCAGATAACGAGCCAGGGCCTGTGCACCCTGGAGATCCGCAAACCCTGCACCTTCGACGGGGGAGTCTACAGCTGCAAGGCCATCAACCCCCATGGGGAGGCCGTCGTCAACTGCAAACTGGACGTCAAAG CTGTCCAGGTCCCAACAGACAAGTAG
- the LOC131702800 gene encoding sphingomyelin phosphodiesterase 2-like isoform X2 produces the protein MPTAPAIKLRVFSLNCWGIHYLSQHCSERYEMIGQLLKEEEHDLVLLQEVWSESDYLFLKKTLAHSHPYTHYFKSGVIGSGLAVFSKHKILDTFLYRYSINGYPYMAHHGDWFGGKAVGMVILDICDLTVHAYVTHLHAEYCREKDAYLPHRVVQAWELLHFIRHTSGGADLVILGGDLNMHPRDLGTRLLLAYTGLRDSYTEAERFEGCEEGITLIAENPFINKKELEPFENGIRIDYILFKGLSRVSVKCESLSTTTGSVPGKPFPYSDHEALSGVLLLRSEEGGGDRPQRCSAEPDPGLVDMVNEARTEVKVKTLQGAEDQMRLAVTGLQERLQKHSQTQPVEQGRVQGEPTSTPANSP, from the exons ATGCCGACCGCCCCTGCTATAAAACTGCGAGTGTTCTCTCTCAACTGCTG GGGGATTCACTACTTAAGCCAGCACTGCTCCGAGCGCTATGAGATGATTGGTCAGTTATTGAAGGAGGAGGAGCATGACCTTGTGCTTCTGCAGGAG GTGTGGAGTGAAAGCGATTATTTGTTCCTGAAGAAGACACTCGCACACAGCCACCCTTACACTCACTACTTCAAAAG tGGGGTGATAGGAAGTGGCTTGGCTGTGTTTTCCAAACATAAAATCCTGGACACATTCCTGTACCGCTACTCTATCAATGGGTACCCGTACATG GCTCACCATGGTGACTGGTTTGGTGGAAAGGCTGTGGGAATGGTCATCCTAGATATCTGTGACCTGACAGTCCATGCGTACGTCACCCAT CTGCATGCCGAGTACTGCAGAGAGAAGGATGCCTATCTCCCACACAGAGTGGTGCAGGCCTGGGAGCTGCTGCACTTCATTCG GCACACCTCCGGCGGAGCGGACCTGGTGATCCTGGGAGGAGATCTGAACATGCATCCTCGAGATCTCGGGACCCGGCTGCTGCTCGCATACACAGGACTCCGGGATTCCTACACTGAGGCGGAGAGGTTTGAG GGTTGTGAGGAGGGCATCACTCTCATCGCAGAGAACCCTTTCATCAATAAGAAAGAGCTGGAGCCCTTTGAGAATGGAATACGAATCGACTACATTCTCTTCAAG GGCTTGTCGAGAGTCTCTGTGAAGTGCGAGTCTCTCTCCACCACCACGGGCTCCGTGCCGGGGAAACCCTTCCCATACTCCGACCACGAGGCCCTGAGCGGCGTGCTGCTGCTGCGGAGCGAGGAGGGGGGCGGGGACCGGCCCCAGCGCTGCTCAGCAG AGCCGGATCCTGGGCTGGTGGACATGGTGAACGAGGCTCGCACGGAGGTGAAG GTGAAGACGCTGCAGGGAGCGGAGGACCAGATGAGGCTGGCTGTCACAGGGCTGCAGGAGAGGCTGCAGAAACACTCGCAGACACAGCCAGTGGAGCAGGGCAGAGTGCAGGGAGAACCAACAAGCACCCCAGCAAACTCTCCTTGA
- the LOC131702800 gene encoding sphingomyelin phosphodiesterase 2-like isoform X1 has translation MPTAPAIKLRVFSLNCWGIHYLSQHCSERYEMIGQLLKEEEHDLVLLQEVWSESDYLFLKKTLAHSHPYTHYFKSGVIGSGLAVFSKHKILDTFLYRYSINGYPYMAHHGDWFGGKAVGMVILDICDLTVHAYVTHLHAEYCREKDAYLPHRVVQAWELLHFIRHTSGGADLVILGGDLNMHPRDLGTRLLLAYTGLRDSYTEAERFEGCEEGITLIAENPFINKKELEPFENGIRIDYILFKGLSRVSVKCESLSTTTGSVPGKPFPYSDHEALSGVLLLRSEEGGGDRPQRCSAEPDPGLVDMVNEARTEVKVGLHSAERMRGTVARMGMMGLALLLVELVIALVPWLAHSTEHAFPRASFYLLGALSFATLLLTALLYILYSTQVKTLQGAEDQMRLAVTGLQERLQKHSQTQPVEQGRVQGEPTSTPANSP, from the exons ATGCCGACCGCCCCTGCTATAAAACTGCGAGTGTTCTCTCTCAACTGCTG GGGGATTCACTACTTAAGCCAGCACTGCTCCGAGCGCTATGAGATGATTGGTCAGTTATTGAAGGAGGAGGAGCATGACCTTGTGCTTCTGCAGGAG GTGTGGAGTGAAAGCGATTATTTGTTCCTGAAGAAGACACTCGCACACAGCCACCCTTACACTCACTACTTCAAAAG tGGGGTGATAGGAAGTGGCTTGGCTGTGTTTTCCAAACATAAAATCCTGGACACATTCCTGTACCGCTACTCTATCAATGGGTACCCGTACATG GCTCACCATGGTGACTGGTTTGGTGGAAAGGCTGTGGGAATGGTCATCCTAGATATCTGTGACCTGACAGTCCATGCGTACGTCACCCAT CTGCATGCCGAGTACTGCAGAGAGAAGGATGCCTATCTCCCACACAGAGTGGTGCAGGCCTGGGAGCTGCTGCACTTCATTCG GCACACCTCCGGCGGAGCGGACCTGGTGATCCTGGGAGGAGATCTGAACATGCATCCTCGAGATCTCGGGACCCGGCTGCTGCTCGCATACACAGGACTCCGGGATTCCTACACTGAGGCGGAGAGGTTTGAG GGTTGTGAGGAGGGCATCACTCTCATCGCAGAGAACCCTTTCATCAATAAGAAAGAGCTGGAGCCCTTTGAGAATGGAATACGAATCGACTACATTCTCTTCAAG GGCTTGTCGAGAGTCTCTGTGAAGTGCGAGTCTCTCTCCACCACCACGGGCTCCGTGCCGGGGAAACCCTTCCCATACTCCGACCACGAGGCCCTGAGCGGCGTGCTGCTGCTGCGGAGCGAGGAGGGGGGCGGGGACCGGCCCCAGCGCTGCTCAGCAG AGCCGGATCCTGGGCTGGTGGACATGGTGAACGAGGCTCGCACGGAGGTGAAGGTGGGTCTGCACAGCGCTGAGAGGATGCGTGGCACCGTGGCCCGCATGGGGATGATGGGGCTGGCGTTGCTGCTGGTGGAGCTGGTCATCGCGCTGGTGCCCTGGCTGGCACACAGCACGGAGCACGCCTTCCCCCGCGCCTCCTTCTACCTGCTGGGGGCGCTGTCCTTCGCCACCCTGCTGCTCACAGCCCTGCTGTACATCTTGTACTCCACGCAGGTGAAGACGCTGCAGGGAGCGGAGGACCAGATGAGGCTGGCTGTCACAGGGCTGCAGGAGAGGCTGCAGAAACACTCGCAGACACAGCCAGTGGAGCAGGGCAGAGTGCAGGGAGAACCAACAAGCACCCCAGCAAACTCTCCTTGA